GGAGGAGAATGGAGTATTTGATGTTGATAAAGAAATCGATGAACAGGAGTCTTTTAATATTAAAATCCCTGATAGTTGGGAATGGACTGAAGTTAGTAAGATTGGGAAGGTAAAAGGGGGGAAAAGATTACCAAAAGGTGAAAAATTAGTGAAATTTGATACGGGCTTTCCGTATATTAAAGCAGGTGACTTAAAGAACGGAACCGTTTTATATAATAATGTTGAATATATAACAGAAGAGATTAGAAGTAAAATTAAAAACTATACGGTAAAAGAAAATGATGTTTATATCACGATTGTTGGAGCTTGTATTGGGGATGTCGGAGTGGTTCCAGCAGAGATGGATGGCGCAAATCTTACAGAAAACGCTGCAAAAATAACGGATCTCAAATGTGATAGTAAATATTTGGCGTTGGCATTGAGTAGTAATTTATTGCAAGCGCAAATCAAAAATAGCATTGCTTCTGCAACGCTTGGGAAATTATCATTGCAGAATATAAACAAAATTACAGTCCCTCTTCCAGGAACAAGAGAACAGCAAGAAATCGTTCGCATTCTCGATCACCTGCTGGAAAACGAGCAAACAGCCAGCGAACTGTGCGACGTGATCGAGCGAATCGAGCAGCTAAAAAAAGCGATCCTGGCCCGCGCGTTTCGCGGCGAGCTGGGGACGAACGATCCGGCGGAGGAGAGTGCGCTGGAATTGTTGAAAACCGTGCTGCAGGAGCGCGACTAAAACATACATGCAAGAAAAAGGACGTAGCTACGGAGCGAGAAGCGCTTCGACGGGCTGCGTCCTTTGCTGCGTATAGTGGAAGACATAAAATGTAATTCGTGGGAACAAAGTGGGAAGGGATAGGACGAAAGGTGTAGAAAGTATATTGTGATAAAGCGTTACAAGCTCGACGATAACAGGCTGAATCGTGAGAGGAAAGGACTAGATCAAATGCCGGAAGGAAATGCAGTACCAGCGCAGTTAAAAAAGCGGATTGATGAATGGCGCAGTCGTCTGATTGACCTATCGAAGCGGAATCAACTGTTGAATTATCGCAAAAATAAAAGCTCCACGTTGGAATTTCGCGAGCAGGATCTGAATAAGATGTATGAGCACTTGGCTGGCGACGGTGCGTCATGGAAAGTGTTTATGCCGGCAGAGCCAGAACTGGAAGAACAGCAACTTGAACTGTTGCCGGAAAAAGAGAAAAGCAAGCAGTTGGATTTGCTGACCGACACGGTGCAAGCGAAAAAAGACGAATTGATCAGCGGCGAAACCGATCCAACGGTCTTGAAGCGAATCCTTACCAACCTGTTTCGCAAATCGCGCGAAGAGTACCAAGAGCGGGGCGTTCATGTGCTGCATTTGGGTCTTGGGATGCTGAAATGGTCGGATCCGTTAGGCGGCGCGAAGCAGGATTCGTTTTCGTCGCCGCTCTTGTTGTGTCCAGTGACGTTGAACCGGGAGAATGCCAACAAGCCGTTTGAGCTGGCGTTGGCAGAGGAAGATCTGATCTTGAATCCGGCGTTGGCTGTAAAGCTTAAAAAAGACTATCAACTGGAACTGCCGGAACTGGATGAAGCGGAAAGCGAGCTACCGGTAGGCGACTATTTGGCGGCTGTGCGGGCTTGGTTGCCGCAGGACGGCTGGGAGGTCGAGCCGCTGGCGGTGCTGGGGATGTTTTCATTTGAAAAGCTCGGTATGTATCATGACTTGGAGAAGAACATCGCACATCTTGCCGTTCACCCGGCAATTCTTGGGCTGAGCGGCGTATCTCGCGATGGTTTGGCTGGCGGAGAGGTGGCGGATGTGCCGCTGGACGAGTGCCAAAAGCCGGAGGAAACATATCAGATACTTGATGCCGACAGCAGCCAGCAGCAATGCATCCAGGCGGTCTTGCAAGGTCGCAGCTTGGTGCTGCAAGGGCCGCCGGGCACGGGCAAGAGCCAGACTATCGCCAATATCATTGCCGAATTCTTGGCGCGGAAGAAGACAGTGCTGTTTGTCAGTGAAAAGATGGCCGCGCTCGAAGTGGTGTATAAAAGGCTGGATGATCGCAATCTGGGACATTACTGTCTGGAACTGCACAGCCGCAAGGCGAATAAAAAAGAAGTGCTGGCGGAGTTGAAAGAGGCGGCGGAACAGTCGCCGAAGCCGCAGTCGGTGCCGAGCGCGGCCGATTATCAGAAGCTGCAGCGCTTGCGCCAAGAGTTAAATGATTATGTGGCGGCGTTACATGAAGAACGTCTGGAGCTAGGGGGCAGTGTTTATGATGTCATGGCGCTGGTGGCCCGACATGTCAAAGCGCCGCTATTGACGCTGGGCGTCGAGCCGGAACGACTGACGAGCGAAAACTGCCAACGCTGGCAGACGGAAATGAAAGCCCTGAGTCGGGTTTGGGGTGTTGTGACGGAAGGCGATGATTTTCCTTGGCGGGGAGCTAAGGAAACGGTGTTCCGGCCGGAAGTGCGGGAAAAATGGATGAAGCTGTTGCGCGGCCTTCAGGAAACGCTGACGGATTTAAGGGGCGATGCCAATGCATACAGCCAAAAGACTGGTCTGCCGCTAGCGGTGACACTGGAAGATGTGGATTGGCTGATTCAGGTTGCCGAGCTAATCGATCAGGGCGTCGTGCCGGCGGCAATTTGGCTGACTACGGACGGAATGGCGGACATTATGGCGGAAGCCAAACGGTACGGCGAATGCAGCCGCCTATACTGGCAAGAAAAAGAGGCGCTGGAACAGACGGTAGAGAAAGAGTATTTTTCTTTGCCGGAAGAGTTTGAGGCGGAATTGCAAGCGGCCTGGGATGCGGTGCGGTCAATGTTTCCCAAACTGGATGCTGACGGACGTGCCTACAAAACGCAGTATCGGCATCTGGCCGATTTTGCGGCGGCGTTGCCGCGTGAAGTGGAGGAATGCCGACAATATGCGACGGGGCTTTTAGCAGCGACCGGAGTAAGTGCTGTGCCGGAAACGCCGCAGGAATTGTTCCGTCTGGCGGAGATTATGGAACATTGCTTTAGCGAGTTGAAACCGGAGAAAGCATGGCTGAACAGTAAGCGATGCAAAGAAGTATCCGGCATTGTTGAGGCGGTTAAACCATTGTATGCGGAGTACAATCGGCGGCGGGAAGAGTTGCTGGTTCGCTATGAAGAAACTATTTTTGACGTGGATGCAGTGCGTTTGCTGGAATCATTCAATCATTGGTCATACCAGGGCGTGTTCAAGTTTTTCAATCCAGGGTATTATGCGGCGAAAAAAGAGATTGTGCGCTGTACGAAAGACTTTTGCCTGCCTGATACCGTAGTTGCAGATCTGCTGTCAGTCCGCGCGCTACAAGCTTTAAGCGAAAAACTGGCAACGCGTCGGTCTGAGACAAGTTCGGCTCTGGGCAGCTATTTCTGCGATGCTGCGACGCGGTTTGACGAGGTAGAAGCGGCCTTGAAGCAGGCGGAAGGATTGCTGGAGCTGAACGATGGCGAATCCTTTGTGGAGTCATTGGCGGGCTACTTGTCAACGGAGGCCGCGTTGCCTAAGAGTTATCAAGCTGGCGTGGAAGCATTGCTGAAGCAGCGGCAGAGGTGGCAATGTGAACTGCAGGAATTGAACGCGTGTGTAGTTCAGGAAAACTGGCTGGGCAGTGGCGTGCCGTTCTGGCAATTGTCGTTTGGCCTCTTGGAAGAATGGAGTCGGACGCGCAGCGATGGATTACGCGAGGCGGCAGTGTTGTTGGACGACTTGTTGCAGCGTTATGGCCACGCGCCAGATACTGTCAAGGGAATGCAGGATGATTTGCGGTGCCTTGCGCGCCTGCGCGGCATTCAGGCGGAACTTCAGCGTGAGGAAAATCGGTTGCAGGATCATTTCGGCCATCGTTTCACGGGCGTGACGACGCGATGGGATGAAGTGATGGAGGCGATCAAATGGACGTTGCAGCTTCGGCGGCTGCTGCCTGGCGAGAAGATGTCAGACGATGTGATACGCTATCTGACCAATCTGCAGCGAGCGCCCGAGGCGGAGGCGACAAAGCTGAAAAATTCGCTGGCGGCCTTCAGTCTATATTTTGCTGAGCAATTCAAAGCGCAGTTCGCAAGCGAGCGACCGATGGTAAATGGCGAAAGCCGATTAGCATTGGTTGAGTTGAAAGAACTAGCCGGGTTCTTTCGCACGTTGGAAGAACGGGTCGATGAACTGGACAACTGGGTGGAATATGTGCAGGTCAAAGGGCGACTGGCCGGACAGGGGCTGCAGGACTTTGTAGCGCAAGCGGAAGCAGAGCTGAAAGATGAAGCGTTGTTGCTGGAGGCGTTTGCCCGGGCGTTTTACCAGGCTCAGGTTAATGATGTGTTTGGAAAAGAGCCGCGCTTGCTGCAGTTCAGAGGTCGAAACCATCAGCAGTTAATTGAAGAATTTAAGGATCTGGATCGCAAATTAGTGGCGCGGGCGCCGCTACCAATCATGGAAGCATGCAATCAGAATAAGCCCATGGGACGCAGTGTGATTTCAGCAAACACAGCGGAAATAAATGTGCTGCGAACGGAAGCGGAAAAGAAACGGCGGCATATGCCGCTGATGAAACTGTTTCAAAAAATACCTAACTTGCTGTTGCGATTGAAGCCGTGTCTGATGATGAGCCCGCTATCGGTCAGCCAGTATATCCAGCCGGACTGCTTTTCGTTTGATTTGGTCATCTTTGACGAAGCTTCGCAAATTTTTACTGAGGATGCGGTGGTTGCAATGTATCGGGGCAAGCAGGTCGTAATTGCCGGCGACAGCAAGCAAATGCCGCCGACGAACTTTTTCCGCGCTGCGGAAAACGGCGATGCGGAATATAACGAAGAGGACGAGGATGAAACCTCCAGCGCCGACTTTAGCAGCGTACTCGATGAGTGTGGGCCGATTTTCCCGACGTCGATGCTGCGCTGGCATTATCGCAGCAAACATGAATCGTTGATTGCTTTTTCC
This genomic stretch from Azotosporobacter soli harbors:
- a CDS encoding restriction endonuclease subunit S, with the translated sequence MAKNQALSLEEKLEQALVKSEEQPYEISANWCWIKMDSLIELISGRDLPISDCNDEKKGIPYILGASNIANGDFFVNRWTQKPSVLGLQGDVLLSVKGTVGKIALLNEEKIHLSRQIMSLRAKKSIYNLFLMHFLNTYIGKLNEVSRGLIPGVSRVDILSIAVPLPPISEQYRLVEKIESLFSKLDRAKELAQTALDSFASRKAAILHQAFSGELTRKWREENGVFDVDKEIDEQESFNIKIPDSWEWTEVSKIGKVKGGKRLPKGEKLVKFDTGFPYIKAGDLKNGTVLYNNVEYITEEIRSKIKNYTVKENDVYITIVGACIGDVGVVPAEMDGANLTENAAKITDLKCDSKYLALALSSNLLQAQIKNSIASATLGKLSLQNINKITVPLPGTREQQEIVRILDHLLENEQTASELCDVIERIEQLKKAILARAFRGELGTNDPAEESALELLKTVLQERD
- a CDS encoding DUF3320 domain-containing protein codes for the protein MPEGNAVPAQLKKRIDEWRSRLIDLSKRNQLLNYRKNKSSTLEFREQDLNKMYEHLAGDGASWKVFMPAEPELEEQQLELLPEKEKSKQLDLLTDTVQAKKDELISGETDPTVLKRILTNLFRKSREEYQERGVHVLHLGLGMLKWSDPLGGAKQDSFSSPLLLCPVTLNRENANKPFELALAEEDLILNPALAVKLKKDYQLELPELDEAESELPVGDYLAAVRAWLPQDGWEVEPLAVLGMFSFEKLGMYHDLEKNIAHLAVHPAILGLSGVSRDGLAGGEVADVPLDECQKPEETYQILDADSSQQQCIQAVLQGRSLVLQGPPGTGKSQTIANIIAEFLARKKTVLFVSEKMAALEVVYKRLDDRNLGHYCLELHSRKANKKEVLAELKEAAEQSPKPQSVPSAADYQKLQRLRQELNDYVAALHEERLELGGSVYDVMALVARHVKAPLLTLGVEPERLTSENCQRWQTEMKALSRVWGVVTEGDDFPWRGAKETVFRPEVREKWMKLLRGLQETLTDLRGDANAYSQKTGLPLAVTLEDVDWLIQVAELIDQGVVPAAIWLTTDGMADIMAEAKRYGECSRLYWQEKEALEQTVEKEYFSLPEEFEAELQAAWDAVRSMFPKLDADGRAYKTQYRHLADFAAALPREVEECRQYATGLLAATGVSAVPETPQELFRLAEIMEHCFSELKPEKAWLNSKRCKEVSGIVEAVKPLYAEYNRRREELLVRYEETIFDVDAVRLLESFNHWSYQGVFKFFNPGYYAAKKEIVRCTKDFCLPDTVVADLLSVRALQALSEKLATRRSETSSALGSYFCDAATRFDEVEAALKQAEGLLELNDGESFVESLAGYLSTEAALPKSYQAGVEALLKQRQRWQCELQELNACVVQENWLGSGVPFWQLSFGLLEEWSRTRSDGLREAAVLLDDLLQRYGHAPDTVKGMQDDLRCLARLRGIQAELQREENRLQDHFGHRFTGVTTRWDEVMEAIKWTLQLRRLLPGEKMSDDVIRYLTNLQRAPEAEATKLKNSLAAFSLYFAEQFKAQFASERPMVNGESRLALVELKELAGFFRTLEERVDELDNWVEYVQVKGRLAGQGLQDFVAQAEAELKDEALLLEAFARAFYQAQVNDVFGKEPRLLQFRGRNHQQLIEEFKDLDRKLVARAPLPIMEACNQNKPMGRSVISANTAEINVLRTEAEKKRRHMPLMKLFQKIPNLLLRLKPCLMMSPLSVSQYIQPDCFSFDLVIFDEASQIFTEDAVVAMYRGKQVVIAGDSKQMPPTNFFRAAENGDAEYNEEDEDETSSADFSSVLDECGPIFPTSMLRWHYRSKHESLIAFSNHQFYGSKLVTFPAAQRESEELGIQFEYVPDGIYERGGKKINPVEAQRVAEIVIEHHRRRPDKSIGVVAFSQSQMMAIQDVLDLKRQKDPSLETLFKENRLDGFFCKNLENVQGDERDIIIFSVGYGKDAQGKMAMNFGPLNKDGGERRLNVAITRAREKVVLVSSIKAGDMNINATKAAGVLNLYQYLRFAELGESALELNNPGGLEDTDSPFEDDVIEVIRQLGYTAIPQVGCSGYRIDIGVVHPAQPGKFILGVECDGRTYHSAPTARDRDRLRQQVLEGLGWRFHRIWSPDWFQRREAGIESLKAALELAVDAPVKIKRDDSMRKYQIEVPLESVEAGFSEESPMLNGTEVYQSYTVGGVSSHYDFHQLEARWSHISNMTKLAKQEGPIHIDVVAKRLADAWSLARVGSKIRRTVDAACEEAQQQGAIRERNGFLWPLPLPEQICVRVPIEGRPESQRKIEHIASEEICQAMQLILQEAIGISRESLIQETARLFGFQRSGEQVQARLEECLSYCLDNQTMVVTGESITLGS